A DNA window from Halanaerobiales bacterium contains the following coding sequences:
- a CDS encoding Asp23/Gls24 family envelope stress response protein, translating into MKVYALVGPSGTGKSHRARVLSHEYDISLIIDDGLLIWNGRILAGKTAKKEKTKVGAIKTALFYEDKLVEETKKGIKYSGEDEILILGTSIGMVEFIVKRLDLKNIDEIINIENIASEQEINTAKNIRNKEGKHVIPVPEIEVQSLFPGHIIDVLEMFSSRFSNEEKKESSIVRPKFSFDGELIIYDKVIINTIEYYIKNNFSKITKINNIDVEKKKFGLDVNLELTLKYGIIIPDYITEMKESLKEKIESFTGVKIINLSVSVISLSLDD; encoded by the coding sequence ATGAAAGTATATGCACTTGTTGGACCAAGTGGAACAGGAAAAAGTCATAGAGCAAGAGTATTGTCTCATGAATATGATATTTCACTTATTATAGATGATGGTTTACTTATCTGGAATGGTAGAATTCTTGCTGGAAAAACTGCTAAAAAAGAAAAAACCAAGGTGGGAGCAATAAAAACTGCTCTTTTTTATGAAGATAAGTTAGTTGAAGAAACTAAAAAAGGAATTAAATATAGTGGAGAAGATGAAATTTTAATTTTAGGAACTTCTATTGGGATGGTTGAATTTATAGTAAAAAGGTTAGATTTAAAAAATATAGATGAAATAATAAATATTGAAAATATTGCCAGTGAACAGGAAATTAATACTGCTAAAAATATTAGAAACAAAGAAGGGAAACATGTTATACCTGTTCCCGAAATTGAAGTCCAATCTTTATTTCCAGGTCATATAATAGATGTTTTAGAAATGTTTAGTAGCAGGTTTTCTAATGAAGAAAAAAAGGAAAGTTCTATAGTCCGCCCTAAATTTTCTTTTGATGGGGAATTAATAATTTATGATAAAGTTATAATAAATACTATAGAATATTATATAAAAAATAATTTTTCTAAAATAACTAAAATTAACAACATAGATGTGGAAAAAAAGAAGTTTGGTTTAGATGTTAATCTGGAGTTAACATTAAAATATGGAATTATTATTCCTGATTATATAACTGAGATGAAAGAATCTTTAAAAGAAAAGATAGAAAGTTTCACTGGAGTTAAAATTATCAATTTGTCAGTTTCAGTAATTTCATTAAGTTTAGATGATTAA